The nucleotide sequence TTGAGGTAAGGCATACCTTCACTGATAGGCAATACCTGATTAGCGCCAGCGGCAAACTGTAGCTCAGCCATGCTGGCAAACGCTCGCCGTGCTGAGTGCCAAAAAGCATCGGTAAGGGGATAATCGAGGGAAAACCCCGTGTCTGTTAGATGGACCTGTCCACCTTGGCTATCGGGATGGTAACCATCACGCACCAGCGCAATCGTTACCTGTAATTGATTGAAATCTGCCATCAAGGCTGCGTGACTCTTGCCATAACCTATGGTCTTTGAAGCGATAAGTATCGGGTGAACTGGCGGCACTTCAAGTTTATAACCTAGTTCACCTGCGGCGCCGTCACGCCAGACAAACTCATCACTATAGATAGATTGCGGTGCACCGCTATGGGCATTAACCGGATCATCAAACAGAGCTCCACTTAATAAAGTTGGATGTAAGAAAGTCCGTTTTCCCAGAAGTTGATAAGGATCTGCAACACCTGAACGCATTAAAACAGTTGGAGTATGTATCGCACCTGCAGATAAAATGTAGTGTTTAGCCTTAAAAATTAGCTCTACTGACGTTGGCTGTAACTGCTCATCCAGTGCTTGAGCCTTAATGCCGGTGATCTTACCGTCCTGATGCTCAAGCTTCATCACCTTAGCCCGGCTAACAAGGGTAGCCCCCATATTTAGCGCCGATGGGATTGTCGTCACCAACATAGATTGTTTGGCATTAACCGGACAACCCATACCACAGTAGCCTGTATTCCAGCAGCCCTTGACGTTTCGCTTAATGACGGTGAAATCCCAATCCAGCTTTTCGCAACCTGTCTTTAACGCCTGATTATTTCGATTAGGTTCATATTCCCATTTGGAAATATTAAGACGCTGTTCCATCTTCTCAAACCAGGGATCAAGCTCGGCACGGGAGAGACCGGAGACCGATTTCTCCTTAGCCCAATACTCTAATGCCGGCGAAGGTGTTCGAATAGAAGTAGTCCAGTTTACTGTGGTTGAACCGCCGACGGCACGGCCCTGAAAGATACCAATCGCTTTATCTTTTGTTTTCATCCCAGCCGCTTGATGATAGAGATTGGGATAAGCGCGTCTCTCCTCCATATTAAAACTCTTGGATGATTTAAGCGGGCCTCCTTCAACAATAATCACAGTGAGTCCGGCCTGAGTTAAGATCTCAGCAGCAACTCCGCCACCAGCACCGCTGCCAACGATAACGACATCGGCCTCAAGGGTTTTCCCCTGACTGAGCTGACTAGCATCAATATGTTTCCAACCCGACGCCAGGCCCTCTTCTATGGGATCTTGTATAGCCACCGCATCACCTCCATCACACATGTTTTATTATTGTTTTATTCAGATGCACCAAGGCTCGTCTGCTTTGTACTTGTTACTCTTCAAAAAAAGTGGGTTTAGTGTAATTAAGCTGCCCCCAGTTTTCAGGGGATGCGTAATAGCTCGCCATCACTAGCTCCCTAAGGCCTTGATAAGCTGCGATCAGTAGATCTAAGAAACTGTTTCGCCAATACTCCAACATGGAGATCAGTTCATCGGGAGAGCGCATCATTAATGGTGTCAGACTACCAGTCAATACCAACAAGCCTAACCTTTGCTCCAACATATTCAGCAATTGTTCAAGCTCATCTTGCCCCTCTTTCGGCAAATAAGAAATAGTTTGCGCTATAGCATCGAGTGTTCGATTTTGGGCAGCAATCCGCATTGACTCCACATTAGGCAGAGCATCTTCTAAAAATACCGGAAGCAGCACACTAAACAACAGTCTGTGTTCACTATCGAGCGCCTTATTCACCCGAATATGATCAGGAGAATAGATACTCACCCCCAGTGCCAACGCCGCCGTTCCCACGAGTGCTGTGGTTAGAAAAGTACGTCGTTCCATGCTCCTCCCTTAAAATGATGATGTATTGAGGTTTTATACCAATAACAGACCACTTAACTATCAAGTGAACCTAAGCTGTTGGCTATTTATGCTACAATCATTCCCATATAATTAAACACACGTTTTAATTTTCAGCAATAGCTAATACATTATGAAGCAGACTTTTTCCCCTCCTTGGTGGGCCAAAAACCCCCATATCCAAACGATTTTACCGCTATTAACTAAGGTGGACAGACCAGCGTTACGTCGAGAACGCTTTGAACTCAAAGATGGTGACTTCATCGATCTCGACTGGTTAAATGTCCCTAAAGAAAGGGAGGTAATACTGATCATCATCCACGGACTCGAGGGCAGTGCCGAGTCTCACTATGTGCGTAGGCTGCTGCATGATTGTGGTAACCATGGCCTTTGTGCCTTAGTTCATCATCACAGAAGTTGCTCCGGTGAGTCCAACCGGTTAGCAAGAAGTTATCACAGTGGTGATACCCAAGATCTACAAGAAAACCTACAACACCTTAAGCAGCGGTTCCCAACTTCGCCTCTGCTGGCCGTTGGATACAGCTTAGGCGGCAATGTGCTCACTAAATATCTAGGGGAATATGGAGAAAACAGCCTACTCAAGCGCGGCGCTGTCATCTCGGCCCCCTTGAAGTTATCTGCCTGTGCTAAACGCTTAGAGAAAGGTTTCTCTAAGCTATATCAAAGTTATTTAATCAAACAGTTACAGCAAAAAGTCACAAATAAAATTAAAGATGATTCTCTGCGAGACGCGATGCCTGTATCCTTAGCACAAATTAGGCAGCTCGATACCTTTTACGCATTTGATCATAGGGTAACAGCCCCTCTTCATGGCTTTACTGGTGCCGATGATTATTATCAACAAGCCAGTGGCATCGACTACTTGTCCACAATATGCCAGCCGACCTTAGTGCTTCATGCTGCCGACGATCCCTTTATGACCGCCGACGTGATCCCTGCTGCAGATAAGATCTCGCCCCATGTCACTTACGAACTGCATGATCAAGGTGGTCATGTTGGATTTATTAATGGTGGCAATCCATTACGACCTAAGTATTATCTAGAGCAGAGAATACTTAATTTTTTATTAGTATTAGAGAGTGAAAACTAAAATGTTGGTTCCATATGATTCATTAGTGCAGCTTCCTACAGACACCTTCGAGACATTAATAAAAGAGTTTCTTTTCACTCAACTCGAAGACGGTAGCTTTTCAAACACCGATGCTGATGGTCTAAAAACTGCCATAAACCAGTGTAAACAGGCACTTAAACAGGGTATTCTGGTGGTAGAGTTTAGTGAAGAAGATGAGTCCATTGCGATTCGTCAACGAGAACAGCTAGGCCGCTAAAATTAAACCTTCAGATCAGCCAAGTTTGACCTTTGGTGACTGATTACCGTATAAATAGGGGTTCGCCACTAAATTCTTGTTTGTTTTTACAGCTTCCATTTAGGGAAAAATTAATGTCAGCAAAACACCCCATTATCGCAGTAACGGGCTCCTCAGGAGCCGGTACCACGACAACGACAAGGGCCTTCAAACATATATTTCGCCAGCTTGGGATCAATGCTGCGACAGTTGAGGGAGATAGCTTTCATCATTATACCCGTCCAGAAATGGAACTTAAGATACGCCAAGGGCAAACTGGTAATAAAAACATCAGCTATTTTGGTCCTGAAGCCAATGATTTTGATAAATTGGAGCAGTGTTTTAGTGACTACAGTGCAACAGGTCAGGGCGAAACGCGTTCTTATCTGCACACTTTTGACGAAGCGGTCCCCTTTAATCAGATGCCAGGCACATTTACCCAATGGCACTCTCTACCTGAAAATACCGATATGCTTTACTACGAAGGGCTTCATGGTGGTGTTAAGACTGATTCCTGCAATGTAGCCGAACATGTGGATCTGCTTATCGGCATGGTACCCATCGTTAATTTGGAATGGATCCAAAAGATCATTCGCGATACGTCGGACAGAGGTCATAGCCGTGAAAAAGTAATGGGCTCAATCGTACGTAGCATGGATGATTACATCAACCATATGACACCTCAATTCTCTCGTACTCATATCAATTTTCAACGAGTGCCAACGGTGGACACTTCAAACCCCTTCAGTGCTAAGAGTATTCCCACACTAGATGAGAGTTTTGTAGTGATCCGTTTTCGCGGCATAAAAAATGTCGATTTCCCCTATTATCTAAAAATGATAGATGGCTCTTTTATGTCTCGAATAAATACCTTAGTGGTACCAGGTGGCAAGATGTCACTGGCGATGGAGTTAATCCTAACCCCACTTATTCGGGATCTACTTGAGAAACGTAAGCAACTTTTATCTCTGGACAGTGAATAAGCTCTCAGATTTACTTAAGCTTTATTTAAGTATCTTCAAGTAGACTTTATCTCGTCGGGATTTCAGGCGAAAGACTGATGAGTTAGCATGCTCTTGGGAGTAAATTCCCCCATCTTTATCTGTTTGTTCTCTTGAGTATGCTGGCTATTCTAACCTCTTTCTATCATTGATAAGTAAATTCCACATCCATGCTTTATCTGTTTGTTCTCTTGAGTATGCTGGCTATTCTAACCTCTTTCTATCATTGATAAGTAAATTCCACATCCATGCTTTATCTGTTTGTTCTCTTGGGCTTGCTAACTATTTTAACCTCTTTCTATCATTGATAAGTAAATTCCACATCCATGCTTTATCCGTTTGTTCTCTTGGGCTTGCTAACTATTTTAACCTCTTTCTATCATTGATAAGTAAATTCCACATCCATGCTTTATCTGTTTGTTCTCTTGGGCTTGCTAACTATTTTAACCTCTTTCTATCATTGATAAGTAAATTCCACATCCATGCTTTATCTGTTTGTCCTCTTGGGCTTGCTAACTATTTTAACCTCTTTTTATCATTGATAAGTAAATTCCACATCCATACTTTATCTGACTCTTGGTTTATAAAAAGCTCTTGAATGCGGCTATTCTTTTCAAAAAAGGCCCTAGGATAAACAAATTCCTAGAACCTAGAACCTGCTAGTACTCAAGCCTAGAACCTCAAGCCTGGCCCTTGAAACGAAAAAAACCAGCCTCAAACTGAGACTGGTTTTATCATAACTTCAGTACTTGTTATTGAAGCGTTATCTCGCTCGCTTAGCGCTTATACCAATCAGTATAAAGATGTGATCGCTCAGCGAGAATTTAGCGCTTCTGAGGCAAGGCAACGAGTGAAGAACATAGTTACTCTACGTTTAAGCTCGTTAACATAGTATCGGATGCGCTAAAACTCGCCTGTAAGGAGTGTTTTTGGCTGTCTACTTCTGCGTTGAATGACCTCACAAGGGAATAACCATTCCATCATCCATTCGCCTTGAATTAGTTTGCCAAAAAACACTCTGAGTAGATCACTTTCTTATTCTGATTGGTATCATACGATACACCAGCAGATAGAGCACTGGCAGGATAACTAAGGTCAGTAAGGTCGAAGAGACAATACCACCTATCACAACCGTCGCCAGTGGACGCTGCACTTCTGCGCCTGTACCCACGTTCAGTGCCATAGGCACGAAACCTAAGCTGGCAACTAATGCCGTCATCAATACCGGACGCAGTCGTTGACTCGCACCTTGCTTAATCGCGTCGATA is from Shewanella sp. MTB7 and encodes:
- a CDS encoding twin-arginine translocation signal domain-containing protein: MERRTFLTTALVGTAALALGVSIYSPDHIRVNKALDSEHRLLFSVLLPVFLEDALPNVESMRIAAQNRTLDAIAQTISYLPKEGQDELEQLLNMLEQRLGLLVLTGSLTPLMMRSPDELISMLEYWRNSFLDLLIAAYQGLRELVMASYYASPENWGQLNYTKPTFFEE
- a CDS encoding GMC family oxidoreductase — protein: MAIQDPIEEGLASGWKHIDASQLSQGKTLEADVVIVGSGAGGGVAAEILTQAGLTVIIVEGGPLKSSKSFNMEERRAYPNLYHQAAGMKTKDKAIGIFQGRAVGGSTTVNWTTSIRTPSPALEYWAKEKSVSGLSRAELDPWFEKMEQRLNISKWEYEPNRNNQALKTGCEKLDWDFTVIKRNVKGCWNTGYCGMGCPVNAKQSMLVTTIPSALNMGATLVSRAKVMKLEHQDGKITGIKAQALDEQLQPTSVELIFKAKHYILSAGAIHTPTVLMRSGVADPYQLLGKRTFLHPTLLSGALFDDPVNAHSGAPQSIYSDEFVWRDGAAGELGYKLEVPPVHPILIASKTIGYGKSHAALMADFNQLQVTIALVRDGYHPDSQGGQVHLTDTGFSLDYPLTDAFWHSARRAFASMAELQFAAGANQVLPISEGMPYLNSWQEAKSAIASMELAPLKTVVASAHVMGGCPMGEDTKMAMVDSYGRSHYYENLSVMDGSIFPTSLGANPQLSIYGMTARNATKLAKELTAS
- a CDS encoding hydrolase; translation: MKQTFSPPWWAKNPHIQTILPLLTKVDRPALRRERFELKDGDFIDLDWLNVPKEREVILIIIHGLEGSAESHYVRRLLHDCGNHGLCALVHHHRSCSGESNRLARSYHSGDTQDLQENLQHLKQRFPTSPLLAVGYSLGGNVLTKYLGEYGENSLLKRGAVISAPLKLSACAKRLEKGFSKLYQSYLIKQLQQKVTNKIKDDSLRDAMPVSLAQIRQLDTFYAFDHRVTAPLHGFTGADDYYQQASGIDYLSTICQPTLVLHAADDPFMTADVIPAADKISPHVTYELHDQGGHVGFINGGNPLRPKYYLEQRILNFLLVLESEN
- a CDS encoding phosphoribulokinase; this translates as MSAKHPIIAVTGSSGAGTTTTTRAFKHIFRQLGINAATVEGDSFHHYTRPEMELKIRQGQTGNKNISYFGPEANDFDKLEQCFSDYSATGQGETRSYLHTFDEAVPFNQMPGTFTQWHSLPENTDMLYYEGLHGGVKTDSCNVAEHVDLLIGMVPIVNLEWIQKIIRDTSDRGHSREKVMGSIVRSMDDYINHMTPQFSRTHINFQRVPTVDTSNPFSAKSIPTLDESFVVIRFRGIKNVDFPYYLKMIDGSFMSRINTLVVPGGKMSLAMELILTPLIRDLLEKRKQLLSLDSE
- a CDS encoding YheU family protein; this encodes MLVPYDSLVQLPTDTFETLIKEFLFTQLEDGSFSNTDADGLKTAINQCKQALKQGILVVEFSEEDESIAIRQREQLGR